A genomic region of Catalinimonas niigatensis contains the following coding sequences:
- a CDS encoding ammonium transporter yields MKKLFVLGLSMLSFSTIHAAPQEVNLPSEELLSFDIDTLWVLMSAALVFFMQAGFKCLEVGFVRQHHIAAVAMKNMVDWVIGSVIFFLLGFGLMFGHSAGGWLGIDMFLPNSFDVVGGNKLGAVFFMFQLAFTGTALTIVSGAMSERTGFIPYLTASIFIALIIYPVFGHWVWGNLFYEDNTAWLADLGFIDFAGSTVVHSVGAWVSLAGLKLLGPRLGRYTEDGKLRPFQANSIPMAVLGVFILWFGWWGFNGGSTLALNQEVGKIILNTNLSGAAAALSAYFFAYFFQHKEDIYEKMLGGALGGLVAITASPHIQTPLTSLLIGLLAGIIHNLSYDLLTKKWKIDDAVGAIPVHGFCGLFGTLAVALFAPAETLVHGRWVQLGIQALGAAVCMVWAGGTGYVLFYMLKKTVGLRVSPDEERKGITLYHVKDEPENMEDDEEIMRLMQEIG; encoded by the coding sequence ATGAAAAAACTATTTGTGCTGGGACTCAGCATGTTGAGTTTCTCAACAATACATGCAGCTCCTCAGGAAGTGAACCTTCCATCAGAAGAACTCTTATCTTTTGACATTGACACCTTATGGGTACTGATGTCTGCGGCTTTGGTCTTTTTTATGCAGGCCGGATTTAAGTGCCTGGAAGTGGGTTTTGTCAGGCAGCATCACATTGCCGCAGTAGCCATGAAGAATATGGTAGATTGGGTGATTGGTTCAGTCATATTCTTCCTGCTCGGATTTGGTCTTATGTTCGGACATTCAGCCGGAGGATGGCTTGGGATAGATATGTTTTTACCCAACTCATTTGATGTTGTAGGAGGCAACAAGCTAGGCGCTGTATTTTTCATGTTTCAGTTGGCTTTTACAGGAACTGCCCTCACCATCGTATCCGGTGCCATGTCTGAAAGAACCGGCTTCATCCCATATCTGACAGCTTCCATCTTCATTGCTCTGATCATCTACCCAGTCTTTGGGCACTGGGTATGGGGCAATTTATTTTATGAAGACAATACGGCTTGGCTGGCCGACTTAGGCTTCATTGATTTTGCAGGTTCTACTGTGGTGCATTCGGTAGGGGCCTGGGTATCGCTGGCAGGATTAAAACTCCTGGGGCCACGGCTCGGTCGCTATACCGAAGATGGCAAACTCCGTCCGTTTCAGGCCAACAGCATCCCGATGGCAGTACTGGGCGTATTCATCCTCTGGTTTGGCTGGTGGGGCTTCAATGGCGGGAGCACTTTAGCGCTCAATCAAGAGGTAGGGAAAATTATTCTGAACACCAATCTTTCAGGAGCTGCTGCTGCGCTTTCGGCTTACTTTTTTGCTTATTTCTTTCAGCACAAAGAAGACATTTACGAGAAAATGCTGGGGGGAGCCTTAGGCGGATTGGTAGCCATCACCGCCTCACCTCACATACAAACACCTCTCACTTCTCTACTCATTGGATTACTGGCAGGCATCATTCATAACCTATCTTACGACTTGCTGACCAAAAAATGGAAGATAGACGATGCGGTAGGAGCCATTCCGGTACATGGATTTTGCGGTCTGTTTGGCACACTAGCCGTGGCGCTGTTTGCCCCGGCAGAAACGCTGGTGCATGGGCGATGGGTACAGTTGGGCATTCAGGCTTTAGGAGCAGCAGTTTGCATGGTCTGGGCTGGTGGTACAGGATATGTACTTTTCTATATGCTCAAAAAGACAGTAGGACTCAGAGTTTCACCGGATGAAGAACGAAAAGGGATTACCCTCTACCATGTGAAAGATGAGCCGGAAAACATGGAAGACGATGAAGAGATCATGCGTTTGATGCAGGAAATAGGATAA
- a CDS encoding YjjG family noncanonical pyrimidine nucleotidase, producing the protein MSKYKHILFDLDHTLWDFEKNATETLGELYEAFQLNTLGNFSVQEFCQTFHKVNYHLWDLHQSGKYDQLRLRGDRFKMIFTELGVAEAYIPHAIQDEYLRICPSKPHVFPFVHDVLAYLQSRYQLHIVTNGFSDVQHIKLSSAELTHYFTHIVTSDGVDFRKPNPAIFRHVLELIGAKASDCIMVGDNLLTDIAGAQNANIDCIYFNPKKIPHEAMTTYEIYNLNELKGIL; encoded by the coding sequence ATGTCGAAGTATAAGCACATTTTGTTTGATCTGGACCATACCCTCTGGGATTTTGAAAAGAATGCTACAGAAACCCTGGGCGAATTGTATGAGGCTTTCCAGTTGAATACATTAGGCAACTTCAGCGTCCAGGAGTTTTGCCAGACCTTCCATAAGGTGAATTATCACCTGTGGGACCTCCACCAGTCAGGTAAATATGACCAACTGAGGTTAAGGGGAGATAGGTTCAAAATGATTTTTACTGAGTTGGGCGTAGCCGAAGCTTATATTCCCCATGCTATCCAGGATGAATATCTGCGCATATGTCCATCCAAACCCCATGTCTTTCCTTTTGTCCATGATGTGCTGGCTTATCTGCAATCCCGCTACCAACTCCATATCGTCACCAATGGTTTTTCAGATGTACAGCATATCAAGCTGAGCAGCGCCGAATTGACTCATTACTTCACCCATATCGTTACCTCCGATGGTGTCGATTTTCGAAAACCTAATCCCGCTATTTTCCGCCACGTACTGGAGCTCATCGGGGCTAAAGCGTCAGACTGTATCATGGTAGGGGATAATTTACTTACCGACATTGCCGGAGCACAGAATGCCAATATTGATTGTATCTACTTCAACCCAAAAAAGATTCCTCATGAAGCTATGACTACCTATGAAATTTATAATCTCAACGAACTTAAAGGAATTTTATAA
- a CDS encoding YciI family protein, which yields MIIAYDVDDKDALARRLKVRSAHLRQAAIMKEKGYLIEAGAILNDEGQIIGSTLLCRFDSRTELDQWINHVWVKVEIKPIKLVKF from the coding sequence ATGATCATAGCCTACGATGTCGATGATAAGGATGCATTGGCGCGTAGGCTAAAAGTACGCTCGGCTCATCTCAGGCAAGCAGCCATTATGAAAGAGAAAGGCTACCTAATCGAAGCCGGAGCAATTTTGAATGATGAGGGACAGATAATAGGCTCTACCCTCTTATGCCGATTTGATTCCCGTACAGAACTAGACCAATGGATCAATCATGTATGGGTAAAAGTGGAAATCAAACCCATAAAACTGGTGAAATTTTGA
- a CDS encoding DUF6588 family protein, with amino-acid sequence MIKYVRKSLSLFCVIAGTFSSGFAQSDVADFIKGGVQDAEKLFNAYAAPFGESFGANLNAGWINTAAPLKPGRFELKLVANVAFVPTNKKTYNLDALGFRNPVMRTINGETAVEQWQYENAIAPTIFGSGDDAGSIIKTLTYQDPITGEMVAEEVAELPLPSGIGIGFNPIAPAPQLSVGLPFGTEIMGRYLPGINTTSDETSIDFRGIWGIGFKHDIKQWIPGIKSLPFSLSMAFGYSSSQAELAFAPVLPEAPSGEQFADPDLAGTAYTGPAIDNVDYNEQGIAFKASAWNLNLLASKKVSVLSVYGGLRYSRAKTNVTLQGIYGVAGEPYFNQDNVNDPNNGRYTLINTDKDPIQLDMPLSQVALIGGFRLKLAFFSMFAEGNYSKYSTVSAGIGFGWMN; translated from the coding sequence ATGATAAAATATGTACGGAAATCGCTGTCTCTATTTTGTGTGATAGCAGGCACATTTAGTTCGGGCTTTGCCCAGTCAGATGTGGCGGACTTTATAAAAGGAGGTGTGCAGGATGCAGAAAAACTGTTCAATGCCTACGCAGCTCCTTTTGGAGAATCTTTTGGTGCTAACTTAAACGCCGGCTGGATCAATACGGCTGCGCCGCTCAAGCCAGGACGTTTTGAGTTGAAGCTGGTAGCCAACGTGGCTTTTGTCCCTACCAATAAAAAGACCTACAATCTGGATGCCCTGGGTTTTAGAAATCCGGTAATGCGTACCATCAACGGTGAAACAGCGGTAGAACAATGGCAGTATGAGAATGCAATAGCTCCAACTATCTTTGGCTCCGGTGATGATGCAGGTAGCATCATAAAGACTTTAACCTATCAGGACCCCATAACGGGAGAAATGGTGGCGGAAGAAGTAGCCGAACTCCCACTTCCAAGCGGTATTGGAATTGGCTTTAACCCCATTGCTCCCGCTCCTCAGTTGAGTGTAGGTCTGCCTTTTGGAACAGAAATCATGGGTCGTTATTTACCGGGGATCAATACTACCTCCGATGAGACCAGCATCGACTTCAGGGGTATCTGGGGTATTGGCTTCAAACATGATATCAAGCAGTGGATACCCGGTATCAAATCGTTGCCCTTCAGTCTTTCTATGGCCTTTGGTTATTCTTCTTCTCAGGCTGAACTTGCTTTTGCCCCTGTACTACCCGAAGCGCCTTCCGGTGAGCAGTTTGCCGACCCTGATCTGGCAGGTACTGCCTATACCGGGCCTGCAATTGACAATGTAGATTATAATGAACAGGGCATAGCTTTTAAGGCAAGTGCCTGGAACCTCAATCTGTTGGCATCCAAAAAAGTGTCGGTATTAAGTGTGTATGGTGGCTTACGCTACTCAAGAGCAAAAACCAATGTTACTTTGCAGGGAATCTATGGTGTTGCCGGTGAGCCTTATTTCAATCAGGATAATGTCAATGACCCCAATAATGGGCGTTATACATTGATCAATACAGATAAAGATCCTATCCAGTTAGACATGCCATTGAGCCAGGTGGCTTTGATAGGAGGGTTCAGGCTTAAACTGGCTTTCTTCAGTATGTTTGCCGAAGGCAATTACTCCAAATATTCCACCGTATCTGCCGGAATTGGTTTTGGCTGGATGAATTAA
- a CDS encoding TVP38/TMEM64 family protein translates to MPYTPSVLNSNTLGLMLITDLLRTNRRSAILTLWMAIVPLTASSLITVFALGYENYIQQFDRLEWTLYFIVSCFTMALAFTPTTFIALLSGYFLGMAASPFVIAAYLVASFFGYQLTHLVDNGHFIQTIKDLPGGRGEKALQFLEGIQHNQFGLIIMARISPVLPFAIMNVLLPIAGVRLREFLLAGTIGMLPRTLFFIWLGGQAQELRTLMEEGQSDFTSQLIFVVLLILSSVGIFYFGKKILSRRLEK, encoded by the coding sequence TTGCCTTATACACCAAGCGTACTCAATTCCAATACATTGGGTTTAATGTTAATTACTGATCTTCTACGTACTAATCGCCGCTCTGCCATCCTTACGCTGTGGATGGCCATTGTACCTCTTACTGCCAGTTCATTGATTACAGTCTTTGCCCTGGGCTATGAAAATTACATTCAGCAGTTTGACAGGCTGGAGTGGACCCTCTATTTCATTGTCAGCTGTTTTACAATGGCTTTGGCTTTTACGCCTACCACCTTCATTGCTTTACTGAGCGGTTATTTTCTGGGGATGGCTGCTTCGCCATTTGTTATTGCAGCCTATCTCGTTGCCTCCTTTTTTGGCTATCAGCTTACTCACCTGGTAGATAACGGACATTTTATACAGACCATCAAAGATTTACCGGGAGGCAGGGGGGAAAAAGCTTTACAGTTTCTGGAAGGGATTCAACACAATCAGTTTGGTCTGATCATCATGGCGAGGATATCTCCGGTGCTTCCTTTTGCCATCATGAATGTGCTACTGCCAATTGCTGGAGTGAGGCTAAGAGAATTTCTGCTGGCAGGTACCATTGGAATGCTGCCCCGCACGCTTTTTTTTATCTGGCTGGGTGGACAAGCGCAGGAGCTTAGAACATTGATGGAAGAAGGGCAATCTGATTTTACATCACAACTCATATTTGTAGTGCTACTCATTCTTTCCTCAGTGGGTATCTTCTATTTCGGTAAGAAAATCTTAAGTAGACGTTTAGAAAAATAA
- a CDS encoding GMC oxidoreductase, with protein sequence MYINAKAKQANTYDAIVIGSGISGGWAAKELTEKGLKTLVLERGRNVEHVKDYPTATKAPWELPHRDRVSPEEIAEHYPKQSRTGYTVRESSKHWFVKDSEHPYQENKRFDWMRGYHVGGRSLMWGRHSYRFSDLDFEANARDGFGVDWPIRYKEIEPWYTYAEKFAGIQGQNEGLAQLPDGNFLPPIPMNCLEDHFRKSVKDKLGRVITMGRTANLTENHNGRTKCQFRNKCIRGCPYGAYFSSNAATLPAAAATGNLTLRPFSIATSILYDAEKKRATGVHVVDQETMEDMEFYAKVIFVCASAIPSTSILMNSKSDAFPDGMGNSSGELGHNLMDHHFRVGANGVYDGFNDKYYYGRRPTGFYIPRFRNIDKKSEQKDFIRGYGYQGQGSRENWTSAVSELNFGAGMKEAIVAPGPWSIGMTAFGETLPYHENKMMLDYDNLDKWGQPTVRFEADFKENEMAMRKDMEVAAAEMLEAAGLKNINTYDAGSWPGLGIHEMGTARMGKDPKTSVLNKNNQLHDVPNVYVTDGACMTSAACVNPSLTYMALTARAADHAVNELKKMNV encoded by the coding sequence ATGTATATCAACGCAAAAGCAAAACAGGCTAATACCTACGACGCCATTGTGATCGGCTCAGGTATCAGCGGGGGATGGGCCGCCAAGGAGCTCACCGAAAAAGGACTGAAGACGCTGGTACTGGAGAGAGGTAGAAATGTGGAACACGTCAAAGACTATCCTACGGCTACCAAAGCTCCCTGGGAACTCCCTCACCGAGACCGGGTATCCCCTGAAGAAATCGCTGAGCATTATCCCAAGCAAAGCCGTACTGGCTACACCGTCAGAGAATCCAGCAAGCACTGGTTTGTCAAAGACAGTGAGCATCCTTACCAGGAAAACAAGCGTTTTGACTGGATGCGTGGCTACCATGTAGGAGGACGTTCGCTAATGTGGGGTAGGCATAGCTACCGTTTCAGTGACCTGGATTTTGAAGCCAATGCCCGCGATGGATTTGGGGTGGATTGGCCTATCCGTTACAAAGAAATTGAACCCTGGTATACGTATGCTGAGAAATTTGCTGGTATTCAGGGGCAAAACGAAGGATTAGCACAACTTCCTGATGGTAATTTCCTTCCCCCTATTCCCATGAACTGCCTGGAAGATCACTTCCGCAAAAGCGTAAAGGATAAGTTGGGACGTGTGATTACCATGGGCCGTACCGCCAACCTTACTGAAAACCATAATGGGCGCACCAAATGCCAGTTTCGTAATAAATGTATCCGAGGCTGTCCTTATGGTGCTTATTTCAGCAGTAATGCCGCTACCTTACCTGCAGCAGCAGCAACCGGCAATCTGACCTTAAGGCCTTTTTCCATTGCCACTTCTATCCTTTATGATGCGGAGAAAAAAAGAGCTACTGGCGTGCACGTTGTAGATCAGGAAACTATGGAAGACATGGAATTTTACGCAAAGGTGATTTTTGTCTGTGCTTCAGCAATTCCTTCTACCTCTATCCTGATGAATTCCAAGTCCGATGCTTTTCCCGATGGTATGGGCAACAGCAGCGGAGAGTTGGGACATAACCTGATGGACCACCACTTCCGCGTAGGTGCCAATGGTGTGTATGATGGGTTTAATGACAAATATTATTATGGCCGTCGTCCTACAGGATTTTATATCCCCCGCTTTCGTAATATAGATAAAAAGAGCGAGCAAAAAGACTTTATCCGTGGCTACGGATACCAAGGCCAAGGAAGCCGGGAGAACTGGACCTCCGCTGTCAGCGAACTTAATTTTGGTGCTGGAATGAAAGAAGCCATAGTAGCCCCCGGCCCCTGGTCAATAGGCATGACTGCTTTCGGTGAGACATTGCCATATCATGAGAACAAAATGATGCTCGACTACGACAATCTTGATAAGTGGGGACAGCCTACCGTACGCTTTGAAGCTGATTTCAAAGAAAATGAAATGGCGATGCGGAAAGACATGGAAGTAGCGGCTGCTGAGATGCTGGAAGCTGCCGGGTTAAAAAACATTAATACCTATGATGCCGGAAGCTGGCCTGGATTGGGAATACACGAAATGGGTACTGCCCGTATGGGAAAAGACCCTAAAACTTCTGTTCTTAACAAGAACAATCAACTCCATGATGTACCCAATGTGTACGTGACTGATGGAGCCTGCATGACTTCAGCAGCCTGTGTTAACCCTTCATTGACCTATATGGCATTGACTGCCAGAGCGGCCGACCATGCAGTGAATGAGTTGAAAAAAATGAATGTTTAA
- the lpdA gene encoding dihydrolipoyl dehydrogenase gives MADKSYDLIVIGSGPGGYVAAIRASQLGMKVGVVEKAELGGICLNWGCIPTKALLKSAQVYDYIKHAKDYGINIKDHSVDFPSMVQRSRNTAGKMSKGIQFLFRKNKIDTLVGHGKVSGKGTVEVTGEDKKKETYKAKHIILATGGRSRELPSLPIDNEKIIGYRKAMVMEKQPKKMVVVGSGAIGIEFAYFYHTIGTEVTVVEFMPRILPVEDEEVSSQLEKIYKKSGIKIMTSSEVTSVDTKGKGCKVKVKTKKGEETIECDVVLSAVGVATNLENLGIEEVGIKLNDKKTQVEVDEYYRTNVEGIYAIGDIVKGPALAHVASAEGIICVEKISGMDVEPLDYNNLPGCTYCWPEVASVGYTEQAARDAGYEVRVGKFPFSASGKASAAGANEGFVKVIFDKKYGEWLGAHMLGANVTEMIAEVVAARKLETTGHEIIKSVHPHPTMSEAVMEAAAAAYDEVIHL, from the coding sequence ATGGCTGATAAAAGTTATGATCTCATCGTCATCGGGAGTGGCCCGGGCGGCTATGTAGCAGCAATAAGAGCATCTCAACTGGGAATGAAAGTGGGCGTAGTAGAAAAAGCAGAACTGGGAGGAATCTGCCTGAACTGGGGTTGTATCCCTACCAAAGCCCTGCTTAAGAGCGCTCAGGTATACGACTATATCAAACACGCAAAAGATTATGGTATCAATATCAAAGACCATTCGGTAGATTTTCCTAGCATGGTGCAGCGGAGCCGCAACACTGCCGGTAAGATGAGCAAAGGTATACAGTTCCTTTTCCGTAAGAATAAAATAGATACGCTGGTAGGTCACGGCAAAGTAAGCGGCAAAGGGACCGTAGAAGTGACCGGCGAAGACAAGAAGAAAGAAACCTACAAAGCCAAGCACATCATCCTGGCTACCGGCGGGCGTTCACGTGAGTTACCCAGCCTGCCGATTGACAATGAAAAAATCATTGGGTACCGCAAGGCAATGGTGATGGAGAAGCAGCCTAAAAAGATGGTAGTCGTAGGCTCAGGCGCCATCGGTATAGAGTTCGCCTACTTCTACCATACCATCGGTACCGAAGTGACGGTGGTAGAGTTTATGCCCCGCATCCTGCCGGTAGAAGATGAAGAAGTGTCCAGCCAACTGGAGAAAATCTACAAAAAGTCTGGTATCAAAATCATGACCAGCTCAGAAGTGACCAGCGTAGATACCAAAGGCAAAGGCTGCAAGGTGAAAGTGAAGACCAAGAAAGGGGAAGAAACCATTGAATGTGATGTGGTACTTTCTGCTGTAGGTGTCGCTACCAATCTGGAAAACCTGGGAATAGAAGAGGTAGGCATTAAGCTGAATGATAAGAAAACACAGGTAGAGGTAGATGAATATTACCGCACCAATGTAGAAGGTATTTACGCCATCGGTGATATCGTGAAAGGCCCAGCTCTGGCGCACGTAGCCTCAGCAGAAGGAATCATTTGCGTAGAGAAAATCTCAGGCATGGACGTAGAACCTCTGGACTACAATAACCTTCCCGGCTGTACCTACTGCTGGCCCGAAGTGGCTTCGGTTGGCTATACTGAGCAGGCTGCCCGCGATGCCGGTTATGAAGTGCGGGTAGGCAAATTCCCTTTCTCCGCTTCAGGTAAAGCCAGTGCTGCCGGTGCCAATGAAGGTTTTGTGAAAGTGATCTTTGACAAGAAGTACGGCGAATGGCTGGGAGCTCATATGCTGGGAGCTAATGTGACGGAGATGATTGCCGAAGTCGTGGCTGCCCGCAAGCTGGAAACTACCGGTCATGAGATCATCAAATCGGTACATCCTCACCCTACCATGTCAGAAGCGGTAATGGAAGCTGCTGCTGCTGCTTATGATGAGGTAATCCATTTGTAA
- a CDS encoding gluconate 2-dehydrogenase subunit 3 family protein yields the protein MMDRRTALKRTALMMGGALSSSAIAGVLNGCSAKKELNWKPVFLTEDQAAATAELAERIIPKTDTPGAKDVGIPEFIDMMLNDVYTEEEQQQFVDGIVKLNQDSQSQYSEDFANLEPEQMDAIIQMQADAVKDYQGSGKAFFLLAKELVMLGFFTSEVGATQVLQYAQVPGRYEGCISIEEAGGRTWATG from the coding sequence ATGATGGATAGAAGAACCGCATTAAAAAGAACCGCATTGATGATGGGAGGGGCACTTTCCTCCTCTGCCATCGCCGGTGTACTGAACGGCTGTAGCGCTAAGAAGGAGCTCAACTGGAAGCCGGTTTTCCTGACCGAAGATCAGGCAGCCGCTACTGCTGAACTTGCTGAGCGCATCATTCCCAAAACGGATACTCCCGGAGCCAAAGATGTAGGCATACCGGAATTTATTGACATGATGCTCAACGATGTCTATACTGAAGAGGAGCAGCAGCAATTTGTGGATGGTATTGTCAAATTGAATCAAGATAGTCAGAGCCAATACAGTGAAGACTTTGCTAATCTAGAACCTGAGCAGATGGATGCTATCATTCAGATGCAGGCTGATGCTGTAAAAGATTATCAGGGTTCAGGAAAAGCTTTCTTCCTGCTGGCCAAAGAGCTGGTGATGCTGGGCTTCTTTACCTCAGAAGTAGGTGCTACCCAGGTGCTGCAATATGCGCAAGTACCTGGCCGCTACGAGGGATGTATCTCTATTGAAGAAGCGGGTGGAAGAACTTGGGCTACCGGCTAA
- a CDS encoding cystathionine gamma-synthase, whose protein sequence is MKFGTKTIHAGIAPDPTTGAIMTPIYQTSTYVQSSPGKHKGFEYARTQNPTRLALENSLAALENGTHARCFASGMAATDAVIKLLRPGDEVISTNDLYGGTYRIFTKVFANYGIKFHFVPMNDPEQIKAKMNSNTKMLWVETPTNPMMNIIDIASVVDLAKDHQAMVVVDNTFATPYLQNPLDLGADIVVHSITKYLGGHSDTVMGCTVVKDDALDEKLGFLQNSCGAVPGPQDCFLVLRGIKTLHVRMQRHCENGRIIAEYLNAHDKVDRVYWPGLPSLPGHEIAKKQMRDFGGMISFVLKGDKMEDAFRALEKLEMFSLAESLGGVESLAGHPASMTHASIPREERMKTGLSDSLIRLSVGIEDAEDLIIDLEQAIG, encoded by the coding sequence ATGAAGTTCGGAACGAAAACGATTCATGCCGGTATAGCACCCGACCCAACGACTGGCGCCATCATGACGCCTATTTATCAGACCTCTACCTATGTGCAGTCCTCGCCTGGTAAGCACAAAGGATTTGAATATGCCCGTACCCAAAACCCAACGCGTCTGGCATTGGAGAATAGCCTGGCTGCCCTGGAAAACGGTACCCATGCCCGCTGCTTTGCCTCGGGTATGGCTGCTACTGATGCAGTGATCAAACTCCTCAGACCTGGAGATGAGGTGATCAGTACCAATGATCTGTACGGAGGGACCTATCGTATTTTCACTAAGGTATTCGCAAATTATGGGATCAAATTTCATTTTGTGCCGATGAATGATCCCGAGCAGATCAAGGCTAAGATGAACAGCAATACCAAAATGCTTTGGGTTGAGACGCCTACTAATCCCATGATGAACATCATTGACATTGCTTCGGTAGTAGATCTGGCCAAAGATCATCAGGCGATGGTAGTGGTAGACAATACCTTCGCCACTCCTTATTTGCAAAATCCTTTGGATCTGGGGGCTGATATTGTGGTGCATTCTATCACCAAGTACCTGGGCGGCCACTCCGATACGGTCATGGGTTGTACCGTAGTGAAAGACGATGCATTGGATGAGAAGCTAGGATTTCTGCAAAATAGCTGTGGCGCCGTTCCTGGACCTCAGGACTGCTTTCTGGTACTTCGGGGTATCAAGACATTGCATGTGCGTATGCAGCGCCATTGTGAAAACGGACGCATCATAGCAGAATACCTGAATGCGCACGATAAGGTAGATCGGGTATACTGGCCCGGATTGCCTTCTCTTCCCGGTCATGAGATAGCCAAAAAGCAGATGCGCGACTTTGGTGGAATGATTTCTTTTGTACTCAAAGGCGACAAGATGGAAGATGCTTTTCGTGCCTTGGAGAAACTGGAAATGTTCTCTTTAGCAGAGTCTTTGGGTGGTGTAGAGTCGTTGGCCGGACATCCGGCGAGCATGACTCACGCCAGCATTCCCAGAGAAGAGCGAATGAAAACTGGTCTCAGTGATTCATTGATCCGCCTGAGCGTAGGCATTGAAGATGCCGAAGACCTGATCATTGATCTGGAGCAGGCCATTGGCTGA
- a CDS encoding peptide chain release factor 3: protein MANLTQEIAKRRTFGIISHPDAGKTTLTEKLLLFGGAIQTAGAVKSNKIKQHATSDFMEIEKQRGISVATSVMGFEYQNGHAEPIKINLLDTPGHQDFAEDTYRTLTAVDSVIMVIDCVKGVETQTEKLMEVCRMRSTPVIAFINKLDREGQDPYDLLDEIEAKLNIKVRPLSWPIGMGKRFKGVYSLYNKSLFLFQPSKQKLQNEGVSIKDINDPQLDKHIGEDYAAQLREDEELINGVYPEFDIEAYRRGEVAPVFFGSAVNNFGVKELLDTFITIAPFPKSRATEEREIEPEEEKFTGFVFKIHANMDPRHRNRIAFVRVCSGKFERNKNYYHTRLDKQFKFSNATAFMAQDKEIIEEAFPGDIVGLYDTGNLKIGDTLTEGEKGTFKGIPSFSPEIFKEVINQDAMKSKQLDKGLNQLMDEGVAQLFTYEMGSRRVVGTVGILQFDVIQYRLLHEYGAKCTFHPINLHKACWISSKDPKKLKEFIRSKERYIAKDKEGKYVFMAETKAWLQMVQDNFPDIEFHFTSEY from the coding sequence ATGGCCAATCTGACACAAGAAATAGCAAAAAGAAGGACATTTGGGATCATCAGTCACCCCGATGCGGGTAAGACTACACTTACAGAAAAACTACTCCTGTTTGGGGGTGCGATACAGACCGCCGGAGCGGTAAAGTCCAACAAGATCAAACAGCATGCTACCTCCGACTTTATGGAGATAGAAAAGCAACGGGGCATTTCGGTAGCCACTTCCGTAATGGGTTTTGAGTACCAGAACGGACATGCCGAGCCTATCAAGATCAACTTGCTGGATACTCCCGGTCACCAGGATTTTGCCGAAGATACCTATCGTACGCTAACCGCAGTAGATAGTGTGATCATGGTCATTGACTGTGTGAAAGGGGTAGAAACCCAGACCGAGAAGCTGATGGAAGTCTGCCGCATGCGGAGTACACCAGTTATCGCTTTCATCAATAAACTGGACCGGGAAGGCCAGGACCCCTATGATCTGCTGGATGAGATTGAAGCCAAACTGAATATCAAAGTTCGCCCGCTAAGCTGGCCTATTGGTATGGGCAAGCGCTTCAAAGGCGTATACAGCCTGTACAACAAGAGCCTGTTTCTCTTCCAACCCAGCAAGCAAAAGCTACAGAATGAAGGCGTGAGTATCAAAGATATCAATGATCCTCAACTTGATAAGCATATTGGCGAAGACTATGCTGCCCAGCTTCGTGAAGATGAAGAACTGATCAACGGTGTGTATCCGGAGTTTGACATAGAGGCTTATCGTCGGGGTGAGGTAGCTCCGGTGTTTTTTGGCAGTGCGGTGAATAACTTTGGAGTAAAGGAGTTGTTGGATACCTTTATTACGATTGCACCATTTCCTAAAAGCCGTGCGACTGAGGAACGTGAAATTGAACCGGAAGAGGAAAAATTTACTGGTTTTGTCTTTAAAATTCACGCTAATATGGACCCGCGTCACCGCAACCGTATTGCCTTCGTAAGAGTATGTTCCGGTAAGTTTGAGCGCAATAAAAATTACTACCACACCCGCCTGGACAAGCAGTTTAAATTTTCTAATGCCACAGCCTTTATGGCGCAGGATAAGGAGATCATTGAAGAAGCTTTCCCAGGGGATATTGTGGGGCTCTATGATACCGGTAACTTAAAGATTGGGGATACCCTTACTGAAGGAGAAAAGGGTACGTTCAAAGGAATTCCTAGTTTCTCACCTGAGATCTTTAAAGAAGTGATCAACCAGGATGCCATGAAAAGCAAGCAACTGGATAAAGGACTGAATCAACTGATGGATGAAGGCGTGGCTCAGCTATTTACTTATGAAATGGGCTCAAGGAGAGTGGTAGGAACAGTAGGAATACTACAATTTGATGTGATTCAATACCGTCTGTTGCATGAGTATGGTGCCAAATGTACTTTCCATCCTATCAACTTACATAAAGCTTGCTGGATCAGCAGCAAAGATCCTAAGAAACTGAAGGAGTTTATCCGTTCCAAAGAGCGATACATTGCCAAAGATAAGGAAGGTAAGTATGTATTTATGGCTGAGACCAAAGCATGGTTACAAATGGTTCAGGATAATTTTCCTGATATTGAATTTCATTTTACTTCTGAATATTAA